TGGGATGATAGGAACGCAACAAATTCTACTTATTTAAATATTATAGAATCTATTTATGAGAACAAAATTTTATCTAGCAAAGTGCGAAGAGATGTTAAATTAAGCCGGTCACTTTTAAAGGAGACATCTGTAGCTAATGCGTATCCTAACTCTAGAGCAAATTATGATCTCCTTGAATTAACTAAGGAAATAGAAACTAGACTATTTAAAAATGTTTCAGGAAAGCGTTGTGAGCAAACTAATTAAAGAAGCATCAATTTTTTTTGATAAAAACAGAAAAAGTGCAAAAGAAGAATTTCGAAAAAAAGAAGTTATTCAAGATGTCTTTTCTATATCACTTACTTCTTCAGAAATAAATCAATTGGATTGTTTATTTAGCAAACAATCCCCAGAGAACCATAATCAAGATGTTTTTTTACACATTAAAAATCTTACATCTCAAATTAAATCGATTCAAAAACAACATGTTTTGCTGATAGGAGAAAAAATATATAAAGTTAGAGAACTTTTTAAAGCAATAGGATCATTTGAAACAACATTTACATCCTGGATAGATCTTGTTTTTTCTACAAAATCTTCAGCTTATAATGCTTTAGCATACTATGAACTGTTTATAGGCCTTCCTAGTAAAAGCGAACAACTTTTATTACAATCCATTCCATACAAAACA
This portion of the Chlamydia serpentis genome encodes:
- a CDS encoding CT583 family protein; amino-acid sequence: MSKLIKEASIFFDKNRKSAKEEFRKKEVIQDVFSISLTSSEINQLDCLFSKQSPENHNQDVFLHIKNLTSQIKSIQKQHVLLIGEKIYKVRELFKAIGSFETTFTSWIDLVFSTKSSAYNALAYYELFIGLPSKSEQLLLQSIPYKTAYLLASRKGPIEKKIEVMKKINGMPNTSAVFILNQYLPPLREIGSKHVYESDQSVNKAISEKLLDLLHLVCSGTKLSEYNINLMKQLFDNVSSNIFSEKSRELTLSQQSEKSI